A single region of the Chengkuizengella sediminis genome encodes:
- a CDS encoding GNAT family N-acetyltransferase, translating into MNHVKIIENKLINSFKVLNGLPNYIAIEEKNEIEFDNEELQNNLIELIKIGVKLGINRISALINRTSQHYLNLSEMLIHHGFEPYASKVEVYRDLHDINSNIKEYTWRSIEEATISEGKFKECWKQCMSGSDNAPSSLTMDEHLNSVKSELGDNWMSSCKVIFLKDKSIGISIPHIEPGTIDEGRLFYFGVLPEHRGKGLSSFIHHQSLYLLKQMGASYYIGSTHEKNIKMQKVFQRNNCSIKAHTESYYKYFNI; encoded by the coding sequence TTGAATCACGTTAAAATAATAGAGAACAAATTAATAAATTCGTTTAAAGTGTTAAATGGTCTACCAAATTATATTGCCATTGAAGAGAAGAATGAAATTGAGTTTGATAATGAGGAGTTACAAAATAATCTAATAGAATTAATAAAGATAGGGGTAAAATTAGGAATTAATAGAATAAGCGCTCTTATTAATAGGACATCTCAACATTATTTAAACCTTTCTGAAATGCTGATTCATCATGGATTTGAACCATACGCCTCAAAAGTTGAAGTATATAGAGACTTACATGACATAAATAGCAATATAAAAGAGTATACATGGCGTTCCATAGAAGAAGCTACAATTTCTGAAGGCAAATTTAAGGAGTGTTGGAAACAATGTATGTCTGGATCAGATAATGCACCTTCATCTCTCACAATGGATGAACATCTAAACTCAGTCAAAAGTGAACTAGGAGATAATTGGATGAGTTCTTGTAAGGTCATATTCTTAAAAGATAAATCTATAGGAATATCTATCCCACATATTGAACCTGGTACTATAGATGAAGGAAGATTGTTCTATTTTGGAGTTTTACCTGAACATAGAGGAAAAGGACTCAGTTCTTTTATTCACCATCAATCATTATATTTATTAAAACAAATGGGAGCTAGTTATTATATAGGAAGTACACACGAAAAAAATATAAAAATGCAAAAAGTATTCCAGAGAAATAATTGTTCAATAAAAGCACACACTGAATCCTATTATAAATATTTTAATATATAA
- a CDS encoding MDR family MFS transporter, producing the protein MNQKTNSNFAVIGLLLGLFVASLDQTIVATAMPTIVSELGGYEYFVWVFSAYMIATVVSTPIFGKLSDMYGRKLFFLIGLVVFLIGSILCGLALNMSQLILFRAIQGIGGGALMPITFAIIFDIFPPEKRGKMNGLFGAVFGISSVFGPAVGAFFTDYLDWRWVFYINIPIGIISFILITRFYKETLSLQKQKIDWAGASILIVGLLSLMFAIELGGDQYAWTSPLIIGLFSIFALLFISFIYVEKRVQSPIVVIGLFKESLFTSSQLISLFFGAAMVICSTYIPIFVQGVYGESASASGQTLTPMMLGVVASSIIGGKLVDRFSYRTVMLGSSILLTIALTLLSTIDGDTSRLMITMYMIFVGLSIGASFPVLNLSALQNIDGRYKGIGVSLLSFFRTIGAAIGVTIFGTIQSQYFSIKMEDSFGQSDPTLTGDATSLFAPENRELIPEDLLNVITSFLADSISNLFFWSIFLPLLSFFFVMMMGKERLKVAEKKKKKPEEALT; encoded by the coding sequence ATGAACCAAAAGACGAATTCTAACTTTGCAGTTATAGGACTTTTATTAGGATTATTTGTAGCGTCATTGGATCAAACGATTGTGGCGACCGCTATGCCAACTATCGTTTCAGAGTTAGGTGGATATGAATATTTTGTATGGGTTTTTTCAGCTTATATGATTGCAACAGTAGTATCGACTCCTATTTTCGGAAAATTATCAGATATGTATGGCCGTAAACTATTTTTCTTAATCGGATTGGTCGTTTTTTTAATCGGTTCTATTTTGTGTGGGTTGGCTTTGAATATGTCACAGTTAATTCTTTTTCGCGCCATTCAAGGGATTGGTGGAGGTGCGTTAATGCCGATCACTTTTGCTATTATCTTTGATATATTTCCTCCCGAAAAAAGAGGGAAAATGAATGGATTATTTGGAGCTGTTTTTGGCATTTCGAGTGTTTTTGGACCGGCTGTAGGTGCTTTTTTTACAGATTACCTGGATTGGCGATGGGTTTTTTATATTAACATACCAATTGGTATTATATCTTTTATTCTAATTACACGTTTTTATAAAGAGACACTTAGCTTACAGAAGCAAAAAATTGACTGGGCTGGGGCAAGTATTCTTATAGTTGGACTGTTAAGCTTAATGTTTGCAATTGAACTAGGTGGGGATCAATACGCTTGGACGTCTCCGCTCATTATCGGGTTGTTTAGCATATTTGCTCTTTTGTTTATTTCTTTCATTTATGTTGAAAAACGTGTACAGTCACCGATTGTTGTTATTGGTTTATTTAAGGAGAGTCTGTTTACTTCTAGTCAGCTCATCAGTTTGTTTTTCGGAGCGGCAATGGTGATCTGTTCGACATACATTCCTATATTTGTACAAGGGGTTTATGGTGAATCTGCTAGTGCTTCTGGACAAACGTTAACACCAATGATGTTAGGTGTAGTAGCAAGCAGTATCATCGGAGGGAAACTCGTAGATCGATTCTCTTATCGAACTGTTATGTTGGGATCTAGTATTCTATTAACGATTGCATTAACTCTTTTATCAACCATTGATGGGGACACTTCAAGACTGATGATTACAATGTATATGATTTTCGTTGGATTAAGCATAGGTGCTTCATTTCCAGTACTTAATTTGTCTGCTTTACAAAATATTGATGGTCGATATAAAGGGATTGGAGTATCGCTTCTTTCCTTTTTCAGAACGATAGGTGCTGCAATTGGAGTCACGATTTTTGGAACGATTCAATCACAATATTTCAGCATTAAAATGGAGGATTCATTTGGTCAAAGCGATCCCACTCTTACGGGAGATGCAACTAGTTTATTTGCTCCTGAAAACAGGGAGCTCATTCCTGAAGATTTGTTAAATGTAATCACTAGCTTTTTGGCTGATTCAATTTCTAATTTATTTTTTTGGTCGATTTTCTTACCACTCCTTTCTTTTTTCTTTGTTATGATGATGGGGAAAGAACGTTTGAAAGTAGCAGAAAAAAAGAAGAAAAAGCCAGAAGAAGCATTGACGTAA